From the Eriocheir sinensis breed Jianghai 21 unplaced genomic scaffold, ASM2467909v1 Scaffold23, whole genome shotgun sequence genome, one window contains:
- the LOC126990974 gene encoding oplophorus-luciferin 2-monooxygenase non-catalytic subunit-like isoform X6, which translates to MALRPVLAVLVVLLVAAVGFAAKTRALADTRGFTRDLPCPNEVDILPCTCHTNVLGDMTMDCSLVKTSEELERVFNATFPFNEFYELIIEHNPGDDNYQLTELKSDIFHNLYFEKVIITGTKLEVIEESVFSYSYDTLKQLNLQDNKINDFPFESMTLYVNLEILVLDNNQLPTLEKFISNSLKTLSMGYNANLAFTWDVFEKMPNLVNLNLESINLRDIPQHIFRNLTQLVFLNFNNNDLIDLEEDTFDSESRSLGRLLLANNRIYDIQRFAINGIRADAIIDMSNNRIEKLTQDIWQPIMNQMLDGILDLTGNPLVCGCDMSWLYLDTSSVDPSQVYLPIITDHTTCYDGTQVKFLDYHVFQKHCT; encoded by the exons ATGGCGTTGCGTCCCGTCTTGGCGGTGCTAGTAGTGTTGCTGGTGGCGGCCGTGGGCTTCGCTGCAAAGACCCGGGCCTTGGCGGACACCAGAGGTTTCACCCGTGACCTTCCGTGCCCAAATGAGGTTGATATCCTGCCGTGCACGTGCCACACCAATGTGCTGGGTGATATGACAATGGATTGCAGTCTCGTCAAGACGAGCGAGGAACTGGAGAGAGTCTTTAACGCAACCTTCCCCTTTAATGAGTTTTATGAGCTAATTATCGAACACAATCCCGGTGATGACAACTACCAACTTACGGAACTCAAATCGGACATTTTCCACAACCTCTACTTCGAGAAGGTGATCATTACAGGCACGAAGCTTGAAGTGATTGAAGAAAGTGTCTTCAGCTACTCCTACGACACGCTCAAACAACTAAACCTTCAAGACAACAAGATAAATGATTTTCCCTTCGAGTCCATGACTTTGTATGTCAATCTTGAGATTCTGGTGCTTGACAATAACCAGCTACCAACCCTCGAAAAGTTCATTTCCAATTCCCTGAAAACCCTCAGTATGGGTTACAATGCCAACCTCGCTTTCACCTGGGACGTGTTCGAGAAAATGCCGAATCTCGTGAATCTGAACTTGGAGAGCATCAACCTCAGGGATATTCCACAGCACATCTTCAGGAACCTCACACAACTGGTCTTCCTGAACTTCAACAACAACGATCTCATTGATCTGGAGGAAGACACCTTTGACTCCGAAAGCAGGAGTCTGGGCCGCCTCCTGCTCGCCAATAACAGAATCTATGACATCCAGAGGTTTGCCATTAACG GGATAAGGGCTGACGCGATCATCGACATGTCCAACAACAGGATCGAGAAGTTGACGCAGGACATTTGGCAGCCGATCATGAACCAGATGCTCGACGGTATCCTGGACCTCACAG GCAACCCTCTGGTTTGTGGCTGCGACATGAGCTGGCTGTACCTCGACACATCCTCCGTCGACCCGTCGCAGGTCTACCTTCCCATCATCACGGACCACACCACCTGCTACGACGGGACGCAAGTTAAATTCCTCGACTACCACGTCTTCCAGAAGCACTGCACGTGA